CAGATAGTCGATATGCTCGTAATCGAGTTTTCCGCGTAGGTTCTTGCCGGTGAACAGGCTGGTGATGCGGAAGCGGTCGCGGTACTTCGGATCGGCGTAGAAGCACTCGCCCTCGGTGTGGATGTGGATCATCTCGATGTCGCGCAAATGCTCACTGTTCAACGTGAACACCCGAAGCATCTCGACCGGCGTTGCCGCCGCTCCGTGCACGAACACCGTCGATCCCGATGGAATCGCCTTCAACGCCTCTTCAAACGTGCCACAGACCTTCAAATTGCCCCCTCCACCTAAAGATCTCATCAGAGCACAATCGGATTCATAAACGCAAAGCATGGGGCGCCCGGACGATGCCCGCAAACGCGCAACATCCCCTGAAATCATTATATGTGCATGTCATAAGCCCATGGGATTTTGCTATAACCTGAACATCCGTTTTTCGAAGGAGTTCCGATGTCGCACTTCCCGTGCCTCCTGCCCCTGAGCCTTATTTCGCTCGCGCTCCTCTCGGGCTGCTCACGTCCCATGACTCCTTCCCCCCAGCTGGAAACTTCGTCGGGTTTCAGCATCATCGGCGGTGAATCCGTCCCGCCGGACTCTCCCCTTCAGGCCCATGTCGCATCGATCGTGATGTTTCGTGACGAAGACCCGAATTGGCTGAACGTCTGCACCGGCACTTTCTTGACCCCCGAGATCCTTTTGACCGCCGCCCACTGCGTTCCGGAGGCGGGCCGCAATGACCTTCTGCGAGTCTATCGGTCCGTCGACATCTGGAAAGACAGTGTCAGCCTGAAAGTCATGGGGTTCATTCAGCATAAGGGCTATGATCCGCAGAAGTCCTACCTGAATGACCTCGCCGTCGTCCGCCTTGAAGCTCCGCAAGACGGGGTCAAAACGGTCGACTATCAACGGAGTGTTCCCTCGATGCCTCTGACCTGGAAATTCCTTGCGGTGGGCTATGGCCGAACTTCGGGCCGCACTTCTGAGATCGACCCTTCCGGCGGAGCCGGTGTCCTGAGGTCCGTCGAACTCGCGGCCGATTTCTACGAGCCTTCAATTTTCTACTTCAAGGCGCAGATTTCGAATAAGCAAGGCGTCTGTACCGGCGACTCGGGTGGTCCGGCGCTCTACAGCAACGTGGAATACGACCGGGATTGGATCCAGTCCGCCGTGACCGAGCCGCAAAATAGATCGGTACGCTGAAGCATGGACGACCATCCCGCCTTACCGAAAAAGAAGCACCCCGCCCCCGGCATCACGCTGGAAATGATGGTGACCGCTGTTTCACCCACGAGCCCAGCATCAAATCGAGTTTGAAGTTCCTGAGGCGGACGCCCTGGGCCCGCGACAAGGTCGAGCAGCTTTACCGCTGGCGCGCGGACACCGGCTGGGATCCGCGCGACAACGCGAAATAAACGCCAAGACGTTATCCCCGTCTCACTCTGAGGCGTCATCTGCGACCCTTGTCAGTCCCAA
Above is a genomic segment from Pseudobdellovibrionaceae bacterium containing:
- a CDS encoding VF530 family DNA-binding protein, with protein sequence MGTLKHGRPSRLTEKEAPRPRHHAGNDGDRCFTHEPSIKSSLKFLRRTPWARDKVEQLYRWRADTGWDPRDNAK
- a CDS encoding trypsin-like serine protease, whose translation is MSHFPCLLPLSLISLALLSGCSRPMTPSPQLETSSGFSIIGGESVPPDSPLQAHVASIVMFRDEDPNWLNVCTGTFLTPEILLTAAHCVPEAGRNDLLRVYRSVDIWKDSVSLKVMGFIQHKGYDPQKSYLNDLAVVRLEAPQDGVKTVDYQRSVPSMPLTWKFLAVGYGRTSGRTSEIDPSGGAGVLRSVELAADFYEPSIFYFKAQISNKQGVCTGDSGGPALYSNVEYDRDWIQSAVTEPQNRSVR